One window of Dysidea avara chromosome 11, odDysAvar1.4, whole genome shotgun sequence genomic DNA carries:
- the LOC136238787 gene encoding glutathione S-transferase theta-1-like has translation MTSNGKLKLYTDTFSPVCRAIMWLLESEGIPYEERKLLLRKGEPASDSEFGNVNPNRKIPAIDDGGFCLFESSAILKYLCNKYKLPDHWYPADVQKRALVDQYLSWHTGNLRCKVFFLKCFQPVVTGKINERRIEEQLPVLKKSLEIIDSHFLKDSKFIVGDEISIADLLCLSEITQYWIADFNPEDHGDNVKRWVEGCRKDLNPHFDKINQVVYDCRKDGTFKTTFNL, from the exons ATGACCTCTAATGGGAAGCTGAAGTTGTACACGGATACTTTTTCACCAGTATGTCGTGCGATAATGTGGCTGCTTGAGAGTGAAGGTATTCCGTACGAAGAACGCAAATTGCTGTTACGAAAAG GGGAACCAGCAAGTGATTCCGAGTTCGGTAACGTTAACCCTAACAGGAAAATCCCAGCAATTGATGACGGAGGATTTTGTCTCTTTGAATC GTCTGCAATTCTGAAATATCTTTGCAACAAGTACAAATTACCTGATCACTGGTATCCTGCTGATGTGCAGAAAAGAGCCTTAGTGGATCAGTATCTGTCCTGGCACACTGGAAACCTCAGGTGTAAAGTGTTCTTTCTCAAA TGTTTTCAGCCAGTGGTGACTGGTAAAATCAATGAAAGAAGAATAGAAGAGCAGTTACCAGTTTTAAAGAAAAGCTTGGAGATTATTGATTCACATTTTCTGAAAGACAGTAAATTTATAGTTG GTGATGAGATATCCATTGCTGATTTGTTATGCTTAAGTGAGATCACTCAGTATTGGATTGCTGATTTCAACCCTGAGGATCATGGTGATAATGTTAAACGTTGGGTGGAAGGATGCAGGAAAGATCTTAATCCTCACTTTGACAAgatcaaccaagtagtgtatgACTGTCGTAAAGATGGAACCTTCAAAACTACATTTAATCTGTGA
- the LOC136238569 gene encoding TNF receptor-associated factor 2-like encodes MPGYKLYLKDGDEVHEGLKCSNCRLVLKDPIQTSETGQRYCKLCFKDARNSTSKTSTVDPNNMPWPDNAIKKEIDRLLVKCDNHEMGCEWKGLFKDLIDQHLSSCQYITVECRNTGCGDRVLQSKLENHLNNECLQRLMECTDCGRKLAFRDLKAHGDNCPNALKSCHLCQQEMPALKLTDHVMRECTWIRCPCSGEEDALFEANSKEYFEHLQDSAKLTSHLQPLLVQFSKMSQSVEKMTNDYQLVTSRIELLETKCDDLERKNEELQNDNIKLCKTFTILTTRVEEKEHKSEEVPKSQVGKIIRITDDRLSLLEQNYGKLFTDVATTKNSTSKACMQVDVFTNEIEKMKRDYSSQGMRSGELVPYNNNGSYPLDYIKQVEEKVLEVERTVNVLNVHHSELELQLQASLASTHNGAFLWRIPEMKRRIRDAKIGRITSIYSPPFYTGRNGYKMCIRAYLNGDGTGEGTHLSIYFVLMRSEYDPLLQWPFEHKVSLILVDQDQKKHLVQTFKPNIQSSSFQRPKSDMNIASGCPEFAKLLVFDNQSYVKDDVMYIKAVVDTSSIYHP; translated from the exons ATGCCTGGTTACAAACTTTATTTGAAAGATGGGGATGAAGTCCACGAGGGACTGAAGTGCTCAAATTGCAGGCTAGTTCTAAAGGATCCCATACAAACCAGTGAGACTGGACAACGATACTGTAAACTATGTTTCAAGGATGCAAG AAACTCTACTAGTAAAACTTCCACGGTTGATCCTAATAACATG CCATGGCCTGATAATGCTATTAAGAAAGAAATTGATAGATTACTAGTGAAGTGTGACAACCATGAGATGGGATGTGAATGGAAGGGATTGTTTAAAGATCTCATT GATCAACACTTGTCAAGTTGTCAGTACATCACAGTGGAGTGTAGGAACACTGGATGTGGTGATAGAGTATTACAGTCTAAACTAGAAAACCACTTGAACAATGAGTGCCTACAACGACTAATGGAGTGCACGGATTGTGGAAGAAAACTAGCATTTAGAGATTTAAAA GCACATGGTGATAACTGCCCCAATGCTTTGAAAAGTTGCCATCTCTGTCAGCAGGAGATGCCAGCACTTAAG CttactgatcatgtgatgagGGAGTGTACCTGGATCAGGTGTCCTTGTAGTGGTGAAGAGGATGCACTGTTTGAG GCTAACAGCAAGGAGTATTTCGAGCACCTGCAAGATTCTGCCAAGTTAACCAGCCACCTACAACCATTACTAGTCCAGTTCTCCAAGatgagtcagtcagtagaaaagatGACCAATGATTACCAACTGGTCACCAGTAGAATTGAACTACTAGAAACTAAGTGTGATGATCTAGAGAGGAAGAATGAAGAGCTACAGAATGACAACATTAAGTTATGCAAGACATTCACAATATTGACAACAAGAGTGGAAGAGAAGGAACACAAATCAGAAGAAGTGCCCAAGTCTCAAGTGGGTAAGATCATACGTATTACTGATGATAGGCTTTCTCTTTTGGAACAAAATTATGGCAAGTTGTTCACTGATGTTGCCACTACTAAGAATTCCACAAGTAAAGCTTGTATGCAAGTAGATGTGTTTACTAATGAAATTGAGAAGATGAAGAGAGATTATTCATCACAAGGAATGAGGAGTGGTGAACTGGTCCCATACAACAACAATGGCTCTTATCCACTGGATTATATCAAACAGGTTGAAGAGAAGGTACTGGAAGTTGAGCGTACTGTGAATGTCCTCAATGTCCACCATTCAGAACTAGAGTTACAATTACAAGCATCTCTTGCCAGTACACACAATGGAGCTTTTCTCTGGCGTATACCAGAAATGAAGAGGAGAATTCGTGATGCTAAAATCGGTCGAATCACCAGCATTTACTCACCACCATTCTACACAGGAAGAAATGGTTACAAGATGTGCATCAGAGCTTATCTTAATGGTGATGGCACTGGAGAAGGAACACATCTTTCAATTTACTTTGTTTTGATGAGGAGCGAGTATGATCCATTACTTCAGTGGCCATTTGAACACAAAGTGAGCTTGATTCTTGTTGATCAGGATCAAAAGAAGCATTTGGTGCAGACATTCAAGCCCAACATACAATCAAGCAGTTTCCAGCGGCCAAAGTCAGATATGAATATTGCCAGTGGTTGCCCAGAATTTGCTAAATTGTTAGTCTTTGATAATCAAAGTTATGTCAAGGATGATGTCATGTATATTAAAGCTGTTGTGGACACTTCCAGTATATATCACCCATAA